One Longimicrobiales bacterium genomic window, CGTGGTCGTGAGCACGAGATCGCCGTGATCGCGGCGCACGGACGGGATCGGCAGGGCGTCGTCTTCGAGCGACTGCTCGATCGAGCGTGCATCCGCCCAGCCGAGCAGCCGCTCGTCGTGGAACAGGAACGGCTCGAGCGAGAAGCTGCCGACGTCGGGCTCGACGGCGCCGTCCTCGGAGATCAGCGCTTCCTTCTGATCCCCGTCCACGCCCACGATCGTCCAGTACATCTGCTCGCGCAGGAAGTAGCGCGGGTAGAGGCCGGGCGACGCCGCTGCAGCGACGGACTCGAACAGGTTGTTGCGGCTCGTGCCCCACTCGATCGGCTGCACGTCGAGCGAGCGGATGGCGTAGCCGCTGGCGTCCGCGCCACGGGTCATGCGCAGTCGCAGAAAGCGCGACTCGGTTTCCGGCAGCAGCAGCGCGTCGCGCGCTCCGCCGCCGCTGCGGACGCGCCGCACCGTCTGCCAGCTCCTGCCGTCGGCGGACGTCTCGACGTCGTAGTCGTACGCCCGCTGGTCGTCGACCCAGTGCACGAGGATGCCGCCGCACTCGCGCATGCGACCAAAGTCGAGGCGCAGCTCCTGGTCACCGCCGCGCCCGCTGCGCCAGGCACTCGCGCTGTCGGCATCGAGGACTGCGTCGGGGCTGGTGCCACGCGCCGTCGTGCTCGCGGTCACGGAAGGCGTGAGATCGTAGGGCAGCACGGGATCGAGCGGTGTGAGGGTGAAGTCGTCGATCCACACCGTGCCGGCACCGCCCGGCCCTGCAGTGATGGCGAGCTCGATCGCCGCCACGTCACGGATCTCGCCGCCGCCCGCCGGTCCCCATGCGAAGGTGACGTGACGCCTGCGGAAGGAGACCCTGCGCCAGTCCCCTGCGAACTGGAAGCGCGGGCGGTTCACCCACCACACGTTGTCGCCGCTCTCGTCGATCAGCTTGAACTCGAGCGTGTTGTCGGGCGCGTCCGCCCTGAGCCAGAAGCTCAACTCGTAGTTCTCCGGCAGCCTGACCGGCAGGTCTCGCCGCAGTGCAGCCCAGCCGCCGCTGCCCTGGAAGTCGAAGTCGATACGCAGTGCGCTGCCGCCCTGCCGGCCGGCGTCCTGCGACAGGTCGAGGCGCACGCCACTTGCGGGAGCGGGCTGCCACGCCTCGATGGTCTCGAAGTCATCGAGCACACGCGTGTCGGCCGCGCGCTCATCCTGCGCGGACGTACCGGTGCCGGCGCCTGCCGAAGCACAGCCCCACGCCAGCAGCGGCAGAAGCACGAGTCCGACCGATGCGGTCTTCACCATCATCCCTTCACGCTTCCGAGGGTGATCCCCTCCACGTAGTAACGCTGCAGCACGAGGAACACGAGCATGACGGGCAGCACGGTGAGCACCGCACCGGCCATCATCAGCTCCGTGTCCTGCACGCGCTCGCCCGACAGGTTGGCAAGCGCGACCGGCAGCGTGAACATCGAATCGTCGCTCAGCACGATGAGCGGCCACATGAAGTCGTTCCACGTCGACAGGAACGTCCAGATCGCGAGCGTCGCCAGGATCGGGCGGATCACCGGCAGCACGATCGAGAGGTAGATGCGCAGCTCGCCGGCGCCGTCGACGCGCGCGGCGTCCAGCAGGTCGTCGGGAATCGAGAACGCGTACTGCCGGACGAGGAAGATTCCGAAGATGCTCGCCATGCTGGGGATGATCACGCCCCAGTACGTGTTGATCAGTCCCATTTCCCGCATGAGCAGGAAGAGCGGCAGCATCGAGACCTGGACGGGGATGACCAGCCCCATCGACAGCAGGCGGAACACGCGGTCGCGGCCGCGAAAGCACAGCTTCGCGAACGCATACCCGGCCATGGAGTTGATCAGCAGCGAGATCGTCGTGACGACCGTGGCGATGAACGTGCTGTTGAGGAGGTAGCGCCCGAGGTTCAGCCGGGTGAACAGCGCGCGGTAGTGCTCGAATGTCACGGTCTCGGGAAACAGGCGCGGCGGATACGAGTTCGCGGCGCCGGCCGGCATCAGCGACGCCGACACCATCCACACCATGGGCAGCAGCGCGATCACAGCGCCGAGCAGCAGCAGCACGTAGAGCAGCAGGCGCTGCGCGAGCGGCGTCCTCATGCCTGTTCCTTCTGCAGCCGGAACTGCACCAGTGTCCAGGCGAGAATGATCAGGAAGAGCACGAACGCGACGGCGGCCGCGGTGCCCAGCCGCCACCAGCGGAAGCCCTCCTCGTACATCAGCAGCACGAGGCTGGTCGTCGCGCGCAGCGGACCGCCGGCCGTCATCACGTAGGGCTCGGAGAAGAGCTGGAAGTAGCCGATCATCGTGATCACGCCGACGAACAGGAACGTCGGCGCCAGCTGCGGCAGCGTGACGTGACGGAAGCGCTGCAGCGGCCCCGCGCCATCCAGCTCCGCGGCCTCGTACAGCTCGGCGGGGATCGTCTGCAGCCCCGCGATGAAGATCAGCATGTGATAGCCGAAGTTCTTCCATACGGCCATCAGGATGATCGCGGGCATCGCCCAGCGCGGGTTGCCCAGCCAGTCGATCGGGCCGATGCCGACCCAGCCGAGCATGTAGTTGAGCAGCCCGTACTGCGGGTGGTACAGGTAGCGCCACACGATCGCCACCGCGACCAGCGTCGTCACGAAGGGTACGAAGTAGATCGTGCGGAACAGCCCCCTGAATCGCACCAGCCGCGCATTCACGAGCAGTGCTGCGGCGAGTGAGACCGCCACCGTGAGCGGCCCGCCAACCAGCGCGAAGTAGAACGTGTTCCGGACGGCGGTCCAGAAGACCGGGTTCTCGAAGAGTGCCAGGTAGTTGCCGAAGCCGACGAAGCGCGCGTTGTCGAGCGACGCGATCGCGTAGATGTCGAAGTCGGTGAGGCTGAGCAGCAGCGACCCGGCGACCGGCAGGAAGTAGAACCCGCCGATCAGTGCGAGCGCCGGCAGCACGAACCACCAGCCCGCACGCTGGCTCATCGCCGGCGCAGTCACGGTGCCCCCGCTCCGCGCGGCGACGCGACCTCTTCCTGCTGCCGCGCCAGCATCCAGCGCCGCTTCTCCAGGATGCGGCCGGTCGTGCGATCCAGCTCACGCAGCACCGTTCCCGCCGGCGTGCCACCGCGGATCGCCATTTCCGCGTGCTGCAGCACCGCCGTCATGATCGATTCGATCTCGGGCACCGCCGGCAGTGGCTTCACGCGCTGGAGCTGCTCCCAGAACGCGCGCGCGTGCTCGTCGTTCATCAGGTCCGTCTGCTGCCACGTCTCCATGCGCGCGGGCAGGCTGCCCGTCAGCTCGTAGAAGCGACGCTGCTGCTCGGGCCGCGACAGGAACTCGATCAGCTTCCACGCCGCCTGCTTGTGCTCCGAGCCGCTGAACATCACGAGACTCGAACCGCCGGCATGGGAGTAACCGCTCGCCGCACCCGTGGGCCCCGGCATCGGTGCGGTCGCCCACGTGTCCTGGTTCTCCGGTGACAGCCGTCGCTTGAACTCGCCCATCTGCCACGGGCCCGTGATCCACATCGCGAAGAACCCGCGCTCGAACTCCTGGTGCGGATTGGCGACGTCGAACTGCCCCATGGTCGGGGCGAGGTCCCGCTGGAAGAGCGACAGGTAGAAGTCGAATGCCTCGCGGAACGCGGGCTCGCTGAACGCGCCGCGCGCGTCCGTCGTGATCAGCTGCGCTCCGTTCTGCAGCCCCAGGATCACCGGCTGCGCCCACTCGTTGGTCGGCAGGAAGATCGGGTACCGGTCCGGACCGACGACCCGCTTCACGGCCTTCATCGCCTCTACCCAGCCGGCCCAGCTCTGCGGCAGCGAGTCATAACCCGCGGCGGCGAGGATGTCGGAGCGGTAGAAGACCAGCCGCGTGTCGACGTACCAGGGCACGCCCCACGTCGTGTCGTTGATCTCGTTGGTCGCCCAGATCCCCTCGAAGTACGACGACGGCCGGACCGTTTCCGATGCCGCGATCCAGTCATCGAGCGGCTCCAGTGCACCGATCGCGGAAAACTCCGCGATCCACGTGTTGCCGAGCTGCGCGACGTCCGGCGTCGCATTGCCGACATGTGCTGTGAGCAGCTTCTCGTGCGCAGCGGTCCAGGGGATCTGCTGCACGCGCACGCGGATGTCCGGGTTCTCCGCCTCGAACTCCTCGATCAGCTCCGCGACGACCTCGCCTTCCCTGCCCATCCCCCAGAAGCGGATCTCCTGTGCACCACCGGCCGAGGCGTCGCCGCCGCACGCCGCGAACGCGAGTTGCAGCAGTGCCGGAAGCAGCGGCATGAACGCGCGGCCGGGACGTCGCATGCTACGCGTCCAGACGCGAAGGAGGATGACGTATCATGGGACGCGACTCACCTGGTCCAGCCAGCCACCCGTGAACCCCGCCCGCCTGAGTCCCTCGATGACGTAAGGACTGCGTCTCATGTGCTCCCAGATCAGACCCGAGCGGTAGTTCTCCGCCATGAGCAGGATCGGACCCTGGTCGATCCCGAGATAGTCGGTGTCGAACCAGCCGACGCCCGGCACGATGCGACCGTGGCCGAGCCGCAGACCGGGCTCCGTCAATGTCGGATTGAACGAGTCCAGAAAGCCGTACTCGCCCCAGAGATGCTCCCCCCACTGTTCGCGCATCGCTCGCAGCGTGGGGATCGTGACCTCGGGTGCGAACGGGATGGAACCGCCCGTCGCGGTGGGCACGAGCGTGCCGTCGTCGCGCGTCTCCGTGAACGACGTGCCGCGCGCCGAGTACGTCCAGAAGCGACGCTCCTCGCCGTCGATCACGAGCACCGTGTCGGCCGGTCCGTCCGCTGCGCTCAGTCCCCACGCATCCACGCCGTAGCCGCGCCAGCCCATCGGATTGTCGATCGCATACGCACGCTGCGCGAGCACTGCGCGCCGCGAGTTCTCGAACCAGTCGATGCCGTGCGCGCGCATCGTCGAATCCTGGATGCCGC contains:
- a CDS encoding carbohydrate ABC transporter permease; protein product: MRTPLAQRLLLYVLLLLGAVIALLPMVWMVSASLMPAGAANSYPPRLFPETVTFEHYRALFTRLNLGRYLLNSTFIATVVTTISLLINSMAGYAFAKLCFRGRDRVFRLLSMGLVIPVQVSMLPLFLLMREMGLINTYWGVIIPSMASIFGIFLVRQYAFSIPDDLLDAARVDGAGELRIYLSIVLPVIRPILATLAIWTFLSTWNDFMWPLIVLSDDSMFTLPVALANLSGERVQDTELMMAGAVLTVLPVMLVFLVLQRYYVEGITLGSVKG
- a CDS encoding sugar ABC transporter permease, which encodes MTAPAMSQRAGWWFVLPALALIGGFYFLPVAGSLLLSLTDFDIYAIASLDNARFVGFGNYLALFENPVFWTAVRNTFYFALVGGPLTVAVSLAAALLVNARLVRFRGLFRTIYFVPFVTTLVAVAIVWRYLYHPQYGLLNYMLGWVGIGPIDWLGNPRWAMPAIILMAVWKNFGYHMLIFIAGLQTIPAELYEAAELDGAGPLQRFRHVTLPQLAPTFLFVGVITMIGYFQLFSEPYVMTAGGPLRATTSLVLLMYEEGFRWWRLGTAAAVAFVLFLIILAWTLVQFRLQKEQA
- a CDS encoding sugar ABC transporter substrate-binding protein, whose product is MRRPGRAFMPLLPALLQLAFAACGGDASAGGAQEIRFWGMGREGEVVAELIEEFEAENPDIRVRVQQIPWTAAHEKLLTAHVGNATPDVAQLGNTWIAEFSAIGALEPLDDWIAASETVRPSSYFEGIWATNEINDTTWGVPWYVDTRLVFYRSDILAAAGYDSLPQSWAGWVEAMKAVKRVVGPDRYPIFLPTNEWAQPVILGLQNGAQLITTDARGAFSEPAFREAFDFYLSLFQRDLAPTMGQFDVANPHQEFERGFFAMWITGPWQMGEFKRRLSPENQDTWATAPMPGPTGAASGYSHAGGSSLVMFSGSEHKQAAWKLIEFLSRPEQQRRFYELTGSLPARMETWQQTDLMNDEHARAFWEQLQRVKPLPAVPEIESIMTAVLQHAEMAIRGGTPAGTVLRELDRTTGRILEKRRWMLARQQEEVASPRGAGAP